The Thermoleophilaceae bacterium genome contains the following window.
CCCACCTCGCCGCCCTGATGCAGACCAACGTCAACGTGCAGGCGCTCGCCGTCGAGGCGGCGCTGACCGGCTCGCGCGACGCTGCGAAGCGCGCCGCGATGCTCGACCCCCACACGGCGGCCGAGCTGCCGCTCGACGAGATCTCGGCGCTGATGGACGAGCTGATCGCCGCACACGGCGAGCTGATCCCGCCCCTGCGGTGACACGATGTCGGGCATGACCTACCTGCCCGCCTCCGACCGCTACGAGCGCTCGCCCTACCGCCGCTGCGGGCGCAGCGGCATCCAGCTGCCGGCGATCTCGCTCGGCCTCTGGAACAACTTCGGCGACGACAAGCCGCTCGAGACCATGCGCGCGATGCTGCGCCGCGCCTTCGACCGCGGCATCTGCCACTTCGACCTCGCCAACAACTACGGCCCGCCGGCCGGCTCCGCGGAGATCAACTTCGGCCGCATCCTGCGCGAGGACCTCGCGCCGTGGCGCGACGAGCTGCTCATCTCCACCAAGGCGGGCTACGACATGTGGCCCGGCCCCTACGGCGAGTGGGGATCGCGCAAGTACCTGCTCGCGAGCCTCGACCAGAGCCTGCAGCGCATGGGGCTCGACTACGTGGACATCTTCTACTCGCACAGGTTCGACCCGGACACGCCCCTCGAGGAGACGCTCGGCGCGGTGGCCGACGCCGTGAAGCAGGGCAAGGCGCTGTACGCCGGCATCTCGTCGTACTCGGGCGCACGCACCGAGGAGGCGGCGCGGATCCTGCGCGAGATGGGCACGCCGCTCTTGATCCATCAGCCCTCGTACTCGCTTGTCAACCGCTGGATCGAGGACGACCTGCTCGGGGTGCTGGAGAGCGAGGCAGTCGGTTGCATCGCGTTCTCCCCGCTCGCGCAGGGCCTGCTCACCGACCGCTACCTGAACGGCGTGCCCGAGGGATCGCGCGCCACCAAGGGCACGTTCTTCAACCGCGATTGGCTCACGGACGAGAACCTGGGCCACGTGCGCGCGCTCAACGACATCGCGCGTGGGCGCGGCCAGTCGCTCGCGCAGATGGCGTTGGCCTGGGTGCTGCGCGACGAGCGCGTGACCTCCGCGCTGATCGGAGCGAGCAGCGTCCGCCAGCTCGACGACAATCTCGACTCGCTCAACAAGCTCGACTTCTCGGACGATGAGCTCAGGGAGATCGACGAGCACGCCGTGGATCTCGGGATCAACATCTGGGAGCAGTCCAGCTCGTACTAGGTTTGACGCCGTGAGGAATCAGCTTCGCCCGCTCTTCGACCAGGTGGTGATCAAGGAGCTCGAGCCGGACCGCGTCCGGCGCTCCGGGCTCGTGGTGCCGCCGGGCACGCATGAACCGCCGCCGCAGCACGGCATCGTGCTCGCTGTTGGCCCCGGCCTCGACTGGTGGGGTGGCGCCGGCATCGCGATGCCGGTCAAGCCCGGAGACCACGTGGTGTTCCCCGCCTCCGCCGGCGCGTGGGTGGAGGTGGACGAGGAGCGCCTGCTCGTGTGCCGCGTGGGTGAGCTGCTGGGCGTGCTCGAGCAGGTGCGCGACTGCCCGCGCTGCGCCGAGATCCCTCTCGAGGAGGGCGACACCTGCCCGGTGTGCGGTCGGACGGGGCCGACCGCGAGCGCTATCGGCTAGGTCGTCCCTTCGGGCGACGGCGTGATCTCGCCGTTCCCCGCGATCTCGATGTCCTGCGGGAGCGGGACCTGCACGCGCGCGGCCTCGAGTGCCAGCGCCGCGCGCCACGCGACAATGGTCCGGCGCTGCTCAGGCTCGGACCGCGGGAGACGATCCCACCTGCGTCCTGGCAGTGCCGCGATCAGCGCTTGGAGATACCTGTCCTCGAGCGCGTAGGTCCGCGCGTAGGCGTTCTGTGCGCCCCAGAGGTCGGGCGGCACGCCTCGCACCGCGTCCACCGCATTCACGTATGAGACGAAGCGGCGTTCGAGGTGCCGCAGCGCGTGCTGGGCCCCGGCGGCGGTGAGACGGTGCTCGTGGTAGCCGCGCAGGATCGGGTCGGTTCCACCGAGCAGCTTGTTCACGTGGAGACGCAGCGGCTCGATCGCGCGGAGGTACGCGCGGAGGGCGTGCTGCTCCGCCGGGCGGGGGAGGTTGGTCGACCCGGCGGAGCCGCAGCCTGCTGCGGCGAGCGCCGCCACGAGGACGGCGCCCACGCAGGCCTGTCTAGTACGCGTAGCCGCCACCGCTCGACGATGTGGAACCGGTGGCCGACTTGGGAGCGGCGGTCACCTTCGTGCCGGAGGGACCGACCGTCCACCACTTCGCGCCGAACTCGTCCACGCCCTGGCCGTTGGTCTGCCCCGCCGACTGGTCGCCGGCGAAGTAGTAGAGCGGGTGCCCGTTGAGGGTCACCTGCTTCGAACCGTCGCTGCGCTTCACCAGGGTGAGGGCCCCGGCCGCGATGCCGCCGCCCGCGGCGGGCTTGCTGCCGGCGGTGAAGGGCGGCCAGTTGCTGGCGCACGCGCCAGTGCAGGTGCTCTTCATGCCGGTGTCGTGCGAGAACAGGTAGAGCGTCCTGCCCTGACTGTCCGTGATGATCTTGCCGAGCGGTGTGCTGGCGGACATCACGCTGGCGCCGGCGCTCGACGCGGCAGACTTCGCGCTCGAGGAGCTCGAGCCGCCGCTGCTGCCGCCGCAGCCGGCCACGATGAGTGCGATCACTGCCGCCGAGGCAAATGTCGCGAGGTACTTCCGGGGGGTCATTTCGGGTCCTCCTTGAACCGAGTCTTTCTGCTGTAGAAAGACGCCGACCGCGGCCCGAAGCTTCCGGACCGCGGCCGTGGAGGACCCTTCTTTACGCCTGCGTTAGACCAACGGGGCAGGACACGCCGGTCCCGCCGAGGCCGCAATACCCGCCCGGGTTCTTGGCGAGGTACTGCTGGTGGTAGTCCTCGGCGTAATAGAACTCGGGCTCATCGGCGATCTCCGTGGTGATCTCGCCGTAGCCCTCGCCGCGCAGGCGCTCCTGATAGCGCTCGCGTGACGCCGTCGCCGCATCGCGCTGGGCGTCGGAGCTCGTGTAGATCGCGGAGCGGTACTGCGTGCCCACGTCGTTGCCCTGGCGCATGCCCTGGGTCGGGTCGTGGCCCTCCCAGAACTGCTTGAGCAGCTCCTCGTAGGAGATCTTCTCGGGGTCGAACACCACGAGCACCACCTCGGCGTGGCCCGTGCGCCCGCTGCACACCTCCTCGTAGGTGGCGTTCGGAGTGAAGCCCCCGGCGTAGCCGGCGGCGGTGGTGTACACCCCGTGGAGCTCCCAGAAGCCGCGTTCGGCGCCCCAGAAGCAGCCCATGGCGAACACGGCGCGCTCGAGGCCCTCCGGGAACGGCGGCTCGAGCGGGGTGCCGAGCACGTAGTGCTTGTCCGGCACGCGCA
Protein-coding sequences here:
- the mgrA gene encoding L-glyceraldehyde 3-phosphate reductase; amino-acid sequence: MTYLPASDRYERSPYRRCGRSGIQLPAISLGLWNNFGDDKPLETMRAMLRRAFDRGICHFDLANNYGPPAGSAEINFGRILREDLAPWRDELLISTKAGYDMWPGPYGEWGSRKYLLASLDQSLQRMGLDYVDIFYSHRFDPDTPLEETLGAVADAVKQGKALYAGISSYSGARTEEAARILREMGTPLLIHQPSYSLVNRWIEDDLLGVLESEAVGCIAFSPLAQGLLTDRYLNGVPEGSRATKGTFFNRDWLTDENLGHVRALNDIARGRGQSLAQMALAWVLRDERVTSALIGASSVRQLDDNLDSLNKLDFSDDELREIDEHAVDLGINIWEQSSSY
- a CDS encoding co-chaperone GroES, which encodes MRNQLRPLFDQVVIKELEPDRVRRSGLVVPPGTHEPPPQHGIVLAVGPGLDWWGGAGIAMPVKPGDHVVFPASAGAWVEVDEERLLVCRVGELLGVLEQVRDCPRCAEIPLEEGDTCPVCGRTGPTASAIG
- the msrA gene encoding peptide-methionine (S)-S-oxide reductase MsrA, whose translation is MFQMLRHKTNMPSAEDALPGRPERMRVPDKHYVLGTPLEPPFPEGLERAVFAMGCFWGAERGFWELHGVYTTAAGYAGGFTPNATYEEVCSGRTGHAEVVLVVFDPEKISYEELLKQFWEGHDPTQGMRQGNDVGTQYRSAIYTSSDAQRDAATASRERYQERLRGEGYGEITTEIADEPEFYYAEDYHQQYLAKNPGGYCGLGGTGVSCPVGLTQA